Proteins from a genomic interval of Motacilla alba alba isolate MOTALB_02 chromosome 11, Motacilla_alba_V1.0_pri, whole genome shotgun sequence:
- the HSDL1 gene encoding inactive hydroxysteroid dehydrogenase-like protein 1 yields the protein MAAVDRFSLLYREISRSCSFYIEALAIVGAWYTVRKVVSLALDTYSVLRLHVIPKLSGEVDLVKKYGKWAVVTGSTDGIGKAYAEELAKHGVNIILVSRNKEKLEAVSRSISETYKVETDFIVADFSKGRELYPAIKEALKDREIGILVNNVGIFYAYTDYFTNLSEDTLWDLIHVNIASATMMTHIVLPGMVKKRKGAIVNLSSAVCCQPTPMLTVYGASKSYLDYFSRALHYEYASKGIFVQSLTPFITTTKMLAFSSTISKRSVFFPTAEEYASHAVSTLGLSIRTTGCWKHAIQWTLGECLPEWIWARSALYLSRVLRKQALAAKAK from the exons ATGGCTGCAGTGGATCGATTCTCCCTCTTGTACAGAGAAATCAGTCGCTCCTGCAGTTTCTATATTGAAGCCCTGGCTATTGTTGGAGCTTGGTACACAGTCAGGAAGGTTGTGTctctggccttggacacttacAGCGTGCTCAGGCTGCACGTGATTCCAAAGCTGAGTGGGGAGGTTGATCTCGTCAAGAAGTACGGGAAATGGGCCGTGGTCACGG GTAGCACAGATGGTATTGGGAAGGCTTATGCTGAAGAACTGGCAAAGCACGGTGTCAACATTATCTTAGTAAGCCGAAACAAAGAGAAGCTGGAGGCTGTCTCCAGGAGCATATCTGAAACCTATAAAGTGGAAACAGATTTCATAGTAGCTGATTTCAGCAAGGGCCGTGAGCTTTACCCAGCCATTAAGGAGGCtctgaaagacagagaaattgGGATTTTGGTGAATAATGTAGGAATATTTTATGCCTACACAGACTATTTTACTAATCTGTCTGAGGATACGCTATGGGACTTGATCCATGTGAATATTGCTTCTGCTACCATGATGACACATATTGTGCTGCCAGGCATGgtaaagaagaggaaaggggCAATTGTGAACCTTTCTTCAGCAGTCTGTTGTCAGCCAACACCGATGTTGACAGTCTATGGAGCCTCTAAA agcTACTTGGACTATTTCAGTAGAGCACTACATTATGAGTATGCCTCTAAAGGAATTTTTGTTCAGAGTCTAACACCATTTATAACTACTACAAAAATGTTAGCATTCAGCAGCACTATATCAAAGAGATCTGTCTTTTTTCCTACTGCTGAAGAATATGCAAGTCATGCTGTTTCTACTCTTGGGTTATCCATAAGGACCACTGGTTGCTGGAAGCATGCAATACAG TGGACGCTGGGCGAGTGCCTGCCTGAGTGGATTTGGGCACGGTCTGCTCTGTATTTGAGCAGAGTTCTACGCAAGCAAGCTTTGGCAGCCAAAGCGAAGTAG